AGACCAGACAAAGCAATTACCTTAGCATCTTTACTTTCAGTGGTTAGAGCCCAGTGTATGTGGCTGAGCTGTACTAATGATCTGTAGTCTTCATTGGTNNNNNNNNNNNNNNNNNNNNNNNNNNNNNNNNNNNNNNNNNNNNNNNNNNNNNNNNNNNNNNNNNNNNNNNNNNNNNNNNNNNNNNNNNNNNNNNNNNNNNNNNNNNNNNNNNNNNNNNNNNNNNNNNNNNNNNNNNNNNNNNNNNNNNNNNNNNNNNNNNNNNNNNNNNNNNNNNNNNNNNNNNNNNNNNNNNNNNNNNNNNNNNNNNNNNNNNNNNNNNNNNNNNNNNNNNNNNNNNNNNNNNNNNNNNNNNNNNNNNNNNNNNNNNNNNNNNNNNNNNNNNNNNNNNNNNNNNNNNNNNNNNNNNNNNNNNNNNNNNNNNNNNNNNNNNNNNNNNNNNNNNNNNNNNNNNNNNNNNNCTCCTTGATGATCTGTGGTCCTCATTGGTACCTCCTTGATGATCTGTGGTCCTCATTGGTACCTCCTTGATGCCAATAAGAGGTTctcattcccttcttccctcaatactctccttctaccatgtgggtaccagggatcaaATTTAAGTTATGGGACATGGCAGCAGGTGTTACTGAGCTGGCTGAAAGGTTCCTAACTTTATCACTTTGAACaaatttgtttccttccttccttttaaaccAAGCATCTCTGATGCTAAGCTTGTGACATACCCAGGACAGGTTTCTTAGCTCATTTGTGCTCTGCATCCCTCATGTATACAAATGAAGCTAGTAAAACGCATCTTGTGATGGTTGGAAAGTCCATATATTGTCAACATAGCAGAATACCTGCTTAGCAATACTACTCATAATATCTGTGgatttccccccaaaaaagatccTACAAGTAGTACTGTCTTAAAATTGATCCGGCACAGAATCAAATAAGAGCGTCTGCAAGGAAgttatacaaaacaaaactaagatcACATACTTTCTTCTATCTTTCTAAAATGATTCACTGGATGCTAAATAAGTTAGCAATTTTCAAAAAGATCACTGACTATTTCCCCATGGTCTTAGAAAATATTCACCATGAACTGAGAGTGGCAGcctatgcctataatcccagccctcgggaggattattgtgagttcaagacaaggtGGGGCTACAGCGGGAGACTTTGTCTGTGAATGAGTGGATGAATCAGATGGTGACATGGTACATCATCATATGCGCAAATCACCGTTTATCAAACAGACCTCTACTTCCAGGCGTCCAAAGTCCCCTCTTATTTTCATTGTTGAAGCTTCTGTGGAGGATGTCCTTGATGTCCCTGCCGTGACAGCTTGCAGCAGCTGATAAAGTGAAGTGTCTTGTTTCAACAGATTACAGGCTCTGTCGGCATGATCAAAATAAGTAGTTTTTCTTAACATTTGAAAGGAAGCGTTCATTGGTTGTGTGAGTTGCTGAATTGCTCATTTAGTCTCAAAGCGGTTATTCTTTTAAATTGCAATTAAGAGAAGTTCTTTCTGTCCCGAGGAATGACACCTCGCTCTGGTACTGACGTTGATGCAGCCAACCTCAGAGAGACATTCATGAGCCTGAAGTATGAAGTCCGGAATAAGAATGATCTTACTCGTGAAGAGATTGTGGAGTTGATGGATAAAGGTAAGGGATAATTCATTAAAAGAACTAGAAGAAGCATCCAACATCTGGCCAAAGGACAGAGATATGCTGTGTTGGCAGAACTCAGCCAGAAATAGCATATCTATACCCTAACTCTGACAGAACACACAGGGCTCAGAGACCCTTGCAGAAGATGgggtagaaagattttaagagccagaggttggggaGGACCAGAGGGAAGACATGACAGAAAGCTGCACTCAGGAACTCATACCCATTGGGGCTGCCTGCTCTATCTGCCAGTCAGCGTTCTAACATGAGATAGAGAGGGACTCATGAGTCCCCACCTCTAGGTTGATGACTGCTGGAGGAGGGAAAATTGGCTTTACTTAAGGGTGTAGTCCCTGATAGGTTGACCATGTCCCAGCGGTATATGGCCAGCACAAATTGAACCCTGTGttagtaaacaaaacaaagcataaagtTGGGAAGTTGGGAGAAGAAGGATCCAGGAGAACTTGGGGTGTGAATGTGTGGGGATAGATATGATCAAATtgcatgtatggaattctcaaagaattagtaaaaatGCTATATCAAAAAAGAATGACCTTTATTGGGTAATTTTACTTTATGGCCTAGCTATAATTAGACCTATATAGTTAGAGACATAAAATTAtacctttgccttccaagttctgggattttaaaggcatgcaccacaacaccCTGCTGCttatatattttagtaaaaagttaaaaaaaaaaaattaatcatgtcACCTCCAAAATGGATCCATATGTGCTCTGCCTGTGTTAGATTCGGATGATCTGGTAGTTCTagtctcaatttcttcatcttgTGGTAGTGACATAAaccagaactcaagaagctaaggCAAGAAGGAAGATCATGCATTGAGAACCATCTTGGTCCAATTAGAGAACTAGACACGAATCCAGCAACCACAGGTTCTTCATCATACTCTCCTGCACTGTCCTCACGTTTTCAGTGAAACTTGCGAAGTACTTCCGtgtctatgttttgttttctcttctttccaaacGTCGTTCCAGTTTCTAAAGAGGACCACAGCAAGAGGAGCAGTTTTGTTTGTGTGATTCTAAGCCATGGTGATGAAGGAATCATTTTTGGAACCAATGGGCCCGTTGACCTAAAAAAGTTAACTAGTTACTTCAGAGGTGACTACTGCCGAAGTCTAACGGGAAAACCCAAACTCTTCATCATTCAGGTACGGCACTGAGCTGCTTGGTGCCCAGTTAAAAAGAGATTAACTTACCTACCAGTATTTACTTTTTGTTATGGGGCTCTATATAGTACTagtatatttgtatttgtttaaacCATCACTTGGAAAATATGGAGTATATTTCAATTTTGCTCTTATATTAGAAAgactcgccgggcggtggtggcgtacgcctttaatcccagcactcgggaggcagaggcaggcagatctctgtgagttctaggccagcctggtctacagagctagttccaggacaggctccaaagccacagagaaaccctgtctcgaaaaaccaaaaaaataaaaaataaaaataaaagtagaaagacTCATCAACTTTTCACTGCTCTTACAGTTTTTagatgtatggtatgtgtgtttacatattttttaaaagaaaagtttgttttctaaCGCAGGCCTGCCGGGGTACGGAGCTGGACTGTGGCATTGAGACAGACAGTGTGACTGATGATGATATGGCGTGCCAGAAGATCCCAGTGGAAGCCGACTTCCTGTACGCTTACTCCACAGCACCCGGTAAGAATGCCGCCACAGAATGTTCTGTGTGGATTTCAGATGACTTAGATGACTTACAATGTGACCAACTTTagacaaagtctttttttttttctctttctttttttttttttttttttttttgtggttgccgggaattgaactcaggacctttggaagagcaggcaatgctcttgaccactgagccatctctccagcccgtgacCAACTTTAGAGTTGAGCAATAAAGACTATGTTTTAAAGGCTATCAAGATTTGTATATGCCCCTCACAAAGATTTTTACGTCCCTAAAATAACCAggatgttgtcttagttactttctattgCCGTGACAGAACACTATGACCCAGACAACTTAGAAAAACTTAAGTTGGAGCCCTTGGTtacagagggttagagtccatgactgtTGTGGTAAACAGGGGAGGAGGGGCATGGCAGTagatgagcagagagagagagagagagagagagagagagagagagagagagagagagagagaNNNNNNNNNNNNNNNNNNNNNNNNNNNNNNNNNNNNNNNNNNNNNNNNNNNNNNNNNNNNNNNNNNNNNNNNNNNNNNNNNNNNNNNNNNNNNNNNNNNNagagagagagagagagagagagaatattaagtttgtgtgtgtgtgtgtgtgtgtgtgtgtcattgtagaggagaaaactgactcccacaaattgtcttctgagtTCTAGATGTACAATTttgcacacaaaacaaataaatctattcaaacaaacaagtagaatatactcaatctttttttttttaattcactggGTATCTCTCCATTCAGAGTACTTCTAAAGTAAATGCAATGATTCCAATAGTTAATCcgaaaacacaaaatattacgCTGATTTCCTTCTTGAatactatttattatatttatccaGATGCCCATAGATGAACCAATGGCGCTCTTTAAAGTGTGTATACATAGGGGGCTAAGGAGACAtcttagttaagagcactgtgaCTCTGTgactcatgcagaggacctgggctcaggtCCTCGCATatgggtggtggctcacagccatctgtaactccagtgccaaggGATCTAACACCCCCGATCTCCTTGTTTGCTGCACTTTACGTACATGTAGGCAAAGAACAAGTCTAAAGAAACAtttgaagtgtgtgtatgtaagcaGTTTATTTCCTGTCTAAGTCATTATTAAAGTCAGAGTTCTGATTGAACACAAAGTAATCTGCATGGTCTCATTCGaatatgtttgtatttgtatgttcacgccttcctcttcctgttcttccctGCTCATCCCTTATGGGCATGAGACCAGATCGTAGGCTCGGGAACTCAATGGCAGTCAGTCcatactgcctttttttttcctacggAGAGCAGTGAGCCATGTATAGTATATGTTTTCCCCTTGGTATCATTTCTCCAGAGACTACAGgtgttatttctgtttcctttttatgGCTTATAAGACCATGGaggtttacatttatttttatcaatgttatgtaaaaaagtataaaatctgCTACAATGACGGTATGAAGTAATGGCGGGTATGGTGCTTTGCATTTCGCCCCGTAGGTTACTACTCCTGGAGAAACTCAAAGGACGGGTCCTGGTTCATCCAGTCACTTTGCGCCATGCTGAAGCTGCATGCACACAAGCTTGAGTTCATGCACATCCTCACTCGCGTGAACCGGAAGGTAGCGACAGAATTTGAGTCCTTCTCCCATGACTCCACTTTCCATGCAAAGAAACAGATCCCATGCATTGTGTCCATGCTCACAAAAGAACTCTACTTTTATCACTAAGAGAATGAGTGGGAGGCgcgtttctgtttcttttgttttgaatgcCAAATGAGGAAACCGTGTCAGGGAGACTTCATTTCCCTCTCGTTTAAATCAGATGCGATGCTCCAGATGGTACTTTGAACCACACCGCCGCCCTAGCAATGCAACCACAGTGCAGCTACCTCAAGTTCAACATCAGGTAGTTGAAATGGAATTTAATCAGGAACAAAAAAAGGTCGATGTCAAGTATCATTATAGAGGAAATTACCGATTTACCCTTTTGATAATTAGCAAGATTCGGTGATGCTATAAATTTTGAAGTAATTATGAAGAAGTTAAAACTTTGGGGTGATAATTTTATACTCCCTACACACATTAAGAatctcattttagtttttgttaaaCTATCGATGGTGTCAAATAATGTCTTAGAACTTGAATCCACGGGCGGAGTCAAAGGCTTGAACCTTTATTTTGGAAGTGATGTATGGAAATGAACTGTTAGGCCACCGTAGCACTCATTGTAGCTACTGGGTATGTAATGTTTGTCCTGAGcatgtatttgttgttaaaaaaaaaaaatcatgttttcttacTGAAGAAAACTTGAGTATTTATGTGAGAGAAGAACATGAGCGAACTGAGCTGACTCTCAGAGGCTATACCATACATCAGTAGTGGACATGACGGCAAGGTGCTAAGTCTACCAGCATTTGTTTCTTACTTCTTGTACAGATCAGCTAGGTTTTACCGACCAGCTGAACATCTAGCGGATGGTTATGTAACAGCTCACACTATTGATTAttagaatgaaataaagaaattctgCAGGAACATACTAAAATACCAGCTGTAAAATGGAGTGTAAGGAGGTAAGTGAATCTCCTGTGACTGGAGAAAGATGGCTTGAGCCAGGGCAGACATGGCAGAGCCATGGACACAGCTTCAGAAAGGACTGCCAGCTCGATCCACCTCATGGGTGCTCGTTTGCATTAATGATGTCCCCAAGGTCCAGGTCACCACGTGAGAAAGTGAGCCAGATCAGAAACTTCTGAGAAAGGACTTTCCCAAAGTGGTGAGTCTCCAGAAAGATCCCTAGGCTCCATGTCCGGAGTCTAAGCATGCTGGCTTTTCTGTTGGAGTTTACAAGAAAAGCAAACCAATGGTGATACTTGTATTGTCACCAGAAATGAAAGGACCATGGCACACAGGACTTGGGAAGCATCCAGTTGCAGGCCCTGCAGCCCATGTGGGAAGCTGCAGAGTGGAGTCCAGCCCCTCAGAGAGGCTGTGCTCCAGGCTTCCTCATTCATGAAGGTGCTGAGCCATTGCTGGCTATCCTGATGTGTCCAGCATTTCACGTTAGCGTTCTTTTTgctcaaagaaaggaaggaactcacATACATAATTGGTAGATTCTCGTTTAGACTGGATCTATTAACTCCCAGTTAATGTAGCATGTGATGGTGTTTTAAAGTGTGTTCCTTTGTGTCAATTTTGTAAAAGTttgttgcatttttatttcaaaacataaaattcgGATTTAAAATTATCAGCGTATTTGAGTCTTTTGTTGTCGATACTTTGGGGGTTGTGATAACTAAGTGAAACTTAAAATGGTTTTAACCCAGGGCTTAATTTAGGAGAGTCAAAGAGGATACAGCAGGGCCCTAATCTAACATTTTTAAGTGTTGGCAAGTGACAAGACCTCTGAGGGGATGGATATGATTTAAACCCTGAAAAAGAGTAAGAAGGGGTGGGGTCATCTCGAATGCTTACATAATCATAGCTGCTATAAAATCCAGAACGAAACTGAATCAAGGAACTCCTGTTCCCAAGGATCAGAGTAGCGTGAATGTTATTCAGTCTTTTTTAAACCTgtggcttggggctggagaggtggctcagtggttaaaagcactggctgttctaaataaatctttaaaaaaattctgtagcTCTCTATTATGTTCTGAGTAAATGCTAGCCTGTTGTAATTTCCCTACTATATAAAGAGGTCTCGGATATTTCA
The Microtus ochrogaster isolate Prairie Vole_2 linkage group LG7_11, MicOch1.0, whole genome shotgun sequence genome window above contains:
- the Casp3 gene encoding caspase-3, giving the protein MENNETAVDSKSINNFEVKTIHGSKSMDSGMYLDNSYKMDYPEMGVCIIINNKNFHKSTGMTPRSGTDVDAANLRETFMSLKYEVRNKNDLTREEIVELMDKVSKEDHSKRSSFVCVILSHGDEGIIFGTNGPVDLKKLTSYFRGDYCRSLTGKPKLFIIQACRGTELDCGIETDSVTDDDMACQKIPVEADFLYAYSTAPGYYSWRNSKDGSWFIQSLCAMLKLHAHKLEFMHILTRVNRKVATEFESFSHDSTFHAKKQIPCIVSMLTKELYFYH